The Naumovozyma dairenensis CBS 421 chromosome 1, complete genome genome includes a region encoding these proteins:
- the KAP123 gene encoding karyopherin KAP123 (similar to Saccharomyces cerevisiae KAP123 (YER110C); ancestral locus Anc_7.408): MSTEEYYNDLQRILAAITQSTGAGLKEATKTLQTVYYPQPASVPALVNILQTQPDVGVRQLAGIEVRKLIPKHWNSLDDATKTQIKTSLLQNAFTEEKQIIRHANAHVIAAISIEELEANKWPDLIPNLIQAASNEDAATRQTAIFILLSLLEEFLPXSLTRYIDDFLNLFSQTINDTASLETRSLSAQALNHVSALIEEQDEINPQQAAKFISLIPSFVAVLDAVIKADDTDNAKLIFNCLNDFLLLDSQLTGNTIADLIKLALQIAVNKEIEEEVRVYAIQFIISALSYRKSKVSQSKLGPEITLSALRIAAEEIDVEDELNNEEETSENEENTPPSAAIRLIAFAASELPPSQVASVIVEHLPTMLHSTNSFERRAILLAISVAVTGSPDYILSQFDKIIPAAIAGLKDSEPVVKLAALKCVSQLTTDLQDDVAKFHEDFLPLIIDIIDSAKFVVIYNYATVALDGLLEFIAYDAIIKYLEPLMNKLFYMLESNQSSKLRCAIVSAIGSAAFAAGSAFIPYFKTSVQYLEQFIQNCSNIEGMTEDDIELRAMTFENISTMARAVRSETFAPFADPLVTAAYDAIRTDSARLRESGYAFIANLAKVYGENFAPFLKTVMPEIFKTLGLSEYQFEGEGDELAALADGGSEEDLQSKFTVNTGIAYEKEVAAAALSELAIGTKKHFLPYVEESLKILNEQVEESYGLRETALNTIWNIVKAVLLASGAVAESYPKGIPAGSYVDQSVLTIIQSARETALTNIVDEFETAMVITVMEDFANMIKQFGPIIVMDNGNTAGLESLCLQVNNVLKGEHTCQTIDMEEDIPKDEELDASETEATLQDVVLEVLVSLSFSLASDFPKVFETFKPTIFTLFKSKSKNKRSSAVGAVSEIVLGMKESNPFIQEMLESLIIILTSDKSLEVRGNAAYGVGLLCEYAQFDVTSVYEPVLKALYELLSTADQKALTEDDEATRETIDRSYANATGCVARMTLKNENFVPVDQTLPALLAHLPLKTGFEEYNPIFELIMKLYQQNNSVIANATPKVVEILSAVFAKEQERIKLEQESTLGREENMDRLKQFQTEEMKQKVIELLKYLNTTYNGIVAADAVLATVIA; this comes from the coding sequence ATGTCAACTGAAGAATACTATAATGATCTTCAAAGGATCTTGGCTGCCATTACCCAATCTACCGGTGCCGGTTTGAAAGAAGCAACCAAGACTTTACAAACTGTCTACTATCCACAACCTGCGTCAGTTCCTGCTTTGGTCAATATTTTACAAACTCAACCGGATGTTGGTGTTAGACAATTAGCAGGTATCGAAGTTAGAAAATTGATTCCAAAACACTGGAACTCTTTAGATGATGCCACCAAGACCCAAATCAAAACATCCTTGTTGCAAAATGCCTTCACTGAAGAAAAGCAAATTATTCGTCATGCAAATGCTCATGTTATCGCAGCTATCagtattgaagaattagaagcTAACAAATGGCCGGATTTGATTCCTAATTTGATCCAAGCAGCTTCCAATGAAGATGCTGCCACTAGACAAACTGCCATTTTCATTCTNTTATCCTTATTAGAAGAATTCCTCCCNNAGTCTTTGACTAGATACATTGATGACTTCTTGAACTTATTCAGTCAAACCATTAACGATACTGCATCGTTGGAAACCAGATCCCTATCCGCACAAGCTTTGAACCACGTTTCTGCATTGattgaagaacaagatgaaATCAATCCACAACAGGCTGccaaatttatttctttaattccATCATTCGTTGCTGTCTTAGATGCAGTCATTAAAGCAGATGACACTGATAATGCCAAAttgattttcaattgtttgaaCGATTTCCTTCTATTGGACTCTCAATTGACTGGTAATACTATTGCTGATTTGATTAAATTGGCTTTGCAAATCGCTGTCAACAAGGAAatcgaagaagaagttagAGTCTATGctattcaatttatcatttctGCTTTAAGTTATAGAAAATCCAAGGTTTCTCAAAGTAAATTAGGTCCAGAGATTACTTTATCTGCTTTGAGAATTGCTgctgaagaaattgacgttgaagatgaattgaacAATGAAGAGGAAACCagtgaaaatgaagaaaataccCCACCATCAGCTGCCATCAGATTGATTGCGTTTGCTGCATCTGAATTGCCACCATCTCAAGTCGCTTCAGTTATCGTTGAACATTTACCTACTATGTTGCACTCTACTAATagttttgaaagaagagCTATTCTTTTAGCTATCTCTGTCGCTGTAACTGGTTCTCCGGATTACATTTTGTCTCAATTTGATAAGATTATCCCAGCTGCTATTGCAGGTTTGAAAGATTCTGAACCAGTTGTCAAATTGGCTGCATTGAAATGTGTTTCCCAATTGACTACTGATTTGCAAGATGATGTTGCCAAGTTCCATGAAGATTTTTTACCATTAATCATTGACATTATCGATTCTGCTAAATTCGTCGTCATTTATAATTACGCCACTGTTGCCTTAGATGGATTATTAGAATTTATCGCCTACGATGCCATTATTAAGTATTTGGAACCATTAATGAACAAATTGTTCTACATGTTAGAAAGTAACCAATCATCCAAACTAAGATGTGCTATTGTTTCTGCTATTGGTTCTGCTGCGTTTGCTGCTGGTTCTGCATTCATTCCATACTTCAAGACAAGTGTTCAATACTTGGAAcaatttattcaaaattgtTCCAACATTGAAGGGATGACTGAAGATGACATTGAATTGAGAGCCATgacttttgaaaatatctcTACTATGGCTAGAGCTGTTAGATCAGAAACATTTGCTCCATTTGCCGATCCATTAGTCACTGCTGCCTATGATGCTATTAGAACTGATTCTGCTAGATTAAGAGAATCTGGTTATGCTTTCATTGCCAATCTTGCCAAAGTTTACGGTGAAAATTTCGCACCATTCTTAAAGACTGTCATGCCAGAAATTTTCAAGACTTTAGGATTGAGCGAATATCAATTTGAAGGTGAAGGTGATGAATTAGCTGCCTTGGCTGACGGTGGTtctgaagaagatttaCAAAGTAAGTTTACTGTTAATACCGGTATTGCTTACGAAAAGGAagttgctgctgctgcttTATCGGAATTAGCTATTGGGACGAAGAAACATTTCTTGCCATACGTTGAAGAAagtttgaaaatattaaatgaacAAGTGGAAGAATCCTATGGTTTAAGAGAAACTGCTTTGAACACCATTTGGAATATTGTTAAAGCTGTTTTATTAGCTTCTGGTGCAGTGGCTGAAAGTTATCCAAAGGGTATTCCAGCCGGTTCATATGTTGATCAAAGTGTCTTAACCATTATTCAATCCGCTAGAGAAACTGCTTTGACTAatattgttgatgaatttgaaactGCCATGGTCATTACAGTAATGGAAGATTTTGCTAATATGATCAAGCAATTCGGTCCTATTATTGTCATGGATAATGGTAACACAGCGGGTTTGGAATCTTTATGTTTACAGGTCAATAATGTCTTAAAGGGTGAGCATACCTGTCAAACTATTGATATGGAAGAAGATATTCCAAaggatgaagaattagatgCCTCTGAAACTGAAGCTACTCTACAAGATGTTGTATTAGAAGTTTTGGTTAGTCTATCGTTTTCCTTAGCTTCTGACTTCCCAAAAGTTTTCGAAACCTTCAAACCAACTATCTTCACATTGTTCAAATCTAAATCCAAAAATAAGAGATCATCTGCTGTTGGTGCTGTTTCAGAGATTGTCTTAGGTATGAAAGAATCTAATCCATTTATTCAAGAGATGTTAGAAAGTTTAATCATTATCTTAACAAGtgataaatcattagaagTAAGAGGTAATGCTGCATACGGTGTTGGGTTATTGTGTGAATATGCTCAATTTGATGTTACATCAGTCTACGAACCAGTATTGAAAGCTTTGTATGAATTGTTAAGCACAGCTGATCAAAAGGCTTTAacagaagatgatgaagcCACTAGAGAAACCATTGATAGATCCTATGCCAATGCTACTGGTTGTGTTGCTAGAATGACCTTAAAGAACGAAAATTTTGTTCCAGTGGATCAAACTCTTCCAGCATTATTAGCACATTTACCATTAAAGACCggatttgaagaatataatccaatctttgaattaataatgaaactataccaacaaaataattctGTCATTGCCAATGCTACACCAAAGGTTGTTGAAATTCTAAGTGCCGTATTTGCTAAGGaacaagaaagaattaaattagAACAAGAATCTACTTTAggaagagaagaaaatatggaTAGATTGAAACAATTCCAAACAGAAGAAATGAAGCAAAAAGTCATTGaacttttgaaatatttgaatacaACTTATAATGGTATTGTTGCTGCCGATGCAGTCTTAGCTACTGTCATTGCTTAA
- the NDAI0A01550 gene encoding uncharacterized protein (similar to Saccharomyces cerevisiae FLO8 (YER109C); ancestral locus Anc_7.406), whose translation MFVNGFNPAGISESNDFKTTSQGQEDNEKSQSQAAYEENIYYHQNCRKTLDESIYNFLIDSSLTGTAEAFVKDAKLEQRNHSVKDNRPDVNSYSDRSSTEYLYPWWQIFWDAFNSNTQRRGSELVQSYFQIINYHQNQDRIQKDKAVQAARMQMFAEQRGEYQAEMMNPMMYQNNPLRMNSNISMQGTPSQMNINGPLPYNSINTMNSLPPDTFNRLQNQYIANMDNNNNINDIMHQPMIDQDTNRVPERSGPGNPSIQAKPPPMYNNTPINSQQAMYQNNNMRPHNNNNNKEPSIRSSPQKVPLEQNQNGIISMAGSTEAIPNGMLNQQSLKRKNTKKANTNTTNLQHSRKSNTNIAELQHITKPRNQGPDQFVKATKACSKSTVAKRVNKGLKKRNCNKPEQYQLDSKQEKPKRRRSLGELKKTPNLKERVYSTQSNTATPTTLTFNNLNMCTYVSNKPNTSSPLSTLHEKKQSSSGSSSTENITSHKLKRISSTTLKESASTKSSPIVSMTTSQSLKKKSSASKREFSMIDSTAGPNSAPVPGERDFLEMRLDITSNNQNATNEVTSAQFTLQDSMQAGKLLDIKENEQEETHRQEEQGKELPNEYAYNFDDLDISPTLGTDANYKDSFDDFEKDANDINDKENKDDRKPNDNNDDCRNENNKKSLLSSIQHEGPNSPVGNEYDLDIFDQNDTEFNFMDWS comes from the coding sequence ATGTTCGTCAACGGTTTCAATCCAGCTGGCATATCAGAAAGCAACGATTTCAAAACAACCTCTCAAGGGCAGGAAGACAACGAGAAAAGTCAATCACAGGCTGCGTATGAGGagaatatttattaccaTCAAAATTGCAGGAAGACTCTTGATGAAAGTATATACAATTTCCTCATAGATTCATCCCTAACTGGGACAGCTGAAGCATTTGTGAAAGACGCTAAATTGGAACAACGAAATCATAGTGTGAAGGATAATAGACCGGATGTTAACAGTTACAGTGATCGTTCATCAACTGAATATCTTTATCCATGGTGGCAGATCTTTTGGGACGCTTTTAATTCGAATACTCAACGTCGTGGATCTGAATTAGTTCAAAGCTActtccaaattattaattatcatcaaaatcaGGATCGTATCCAAAAAGATAAGGCTGTACAAGCAGCTCGAATGCAGATGTTCGCGGAACAAAGAGGAGAGTATCAAGCAGAAATGATGAATCCCATGATGTATCAAAATAATCCTCTCCGTATGAATAGTAATATCAGTATGCAAGGAACGCCGTCacaaatgaatataaacGGACCCTTGCCATACAATAGCATAAATACTATGAATTCTCTCCCCCCTGATACATTTAATCGACTTCAAAATCAATACATCGCTAACatggataataataacaatattaatgatattatgCACCAGCCAATGATTGACCAAGATACCAATAGGGTGCCAGAACGCTCAGGACCAGGGAACCCTTCTATACAAGCAAAACCTCCCCCCatgtataataatacacCGATTAACTCACAACAAGCAATgtatcaaaataataatatgaggcctcataataataacaataacaaagAACCATCTATACGATCCTCACCACAAAAAGTGCCTTTAGAACAAAACCAAAACGGAATAATATCAATGGCTGGTTCCACTGAAGCAATCCCAAATGGTATGCTGAACCAACAAAGCTTAAAGAGGAAGAATACCAAGAAAGCCAATACTAACACTACGAATTTACAGCATAGTAGAAAATCAAACACTAACATTGCTGAATTGCAACATATTACCAAACCTCGAAATCAAGGTCCAGATCAATTCGTAAAAGCAACAAAGGCATGTTCAAAATCTACTGTTGCCAAGAGAGTTAATAAGGGACTTAAAAAGAGGAATTGTAACAAACCAGAGCAATATCAACTAGACTCCAAACAAGAGAAACCGAAAAGACGGAGATCACTTGGAGAATTAAAAAAGACACccaatttgaaagaaagagTATATTCTACTCAATCAAATACTGCAACGCCTACCACCTTGACcttcaataatttgaatatgtGCACATATGTCTCTAATAAACCCAATACGTCTAGTCCCTTATCTACATTACATGAAAAGAAGCAATCTTCTTCAGGATCTTCATCAACGGAAAATATTACTTCTCATAAACTTAAAAGAATCTCTAGCACGACCTTAAAAGAATCAGCTTCCACAAAATCATCTCCAATTGTCAGTATGACGACATCACAGtcattaaaaaagaaaagcaGCGCCTCTAAGAGAGAATTCTCCATGATCGATTCAACAGCAGGTCCAAACTCGGCTCCTGTCCCTGGTGAAAGGGACTTTTTAGAGATGCGCCTCGATATTActtcaaataatcaaaatgCTACTAATGAAGTCACATCAGCGCAGTTTACGCTACAAGATTCAATGCAAGCAGGCAAATTACTAGATATCAAGGAGAATGAACAAGAGGAAACCCACAGACAAGAAGAACAAGGAAAAGAACTGCCGAACGAATATGCttataattttgatgatCTTGATATTTCTCCAACGTTAGGAACAGACGCAAATTATAAAGATTCATTCGATGactttgaaaaagatgccaatgatataaatgataaggaaaataaagatgatagGAAACCTAATGACAACAATGACGATTGTAGGAAtgagaataataaaaaatcgCTCTTGAGTTCCATACAACATGAAGGACCAAATTCCCCTGTTGGGaatgaatatgatttgGATATATTCGATCAAAATGACACagaattcaattttatgGATTGGAGTTGA